One part of the Thermodesulfobacterium commune DSM 2178 genome encodes these proteins:
- a CDS encoding tetratricopeptide repeat protein — MVLNKFLFLGQEALNRGDYQEALNLFKEAINHQGFKKEGWLGVAEAYYHLNDFSSALWAYHKLLEIDPQNERAQKKIEEIGELLKDVQIKHSHQEIRFKTEGDYVYIKKQKNWEKFWIKGINLGLTLPGYFPGEYPIKMKTYLKWFQLIHEMGINTIRVYALQSPGFYQALYEFNQKEPKLFLLQGIWYEPERAEVLDDLEFLNRLKTHIRDVVDAVHGNASLPERPGFPSGKYLWDISPFLLGYLFGREPEACLVKGYNERYARKDKDFYGKYLYIEKGNPFEVWNTQILDYLLNYSYETYGHLPLVSVVNWIPLDPIEHPTESNIEDEESFFIGVKPNLKKCNENEDMEVFDTYKIKSSFNCFFSSYHVYPYYPDFMNYEFLTEKRPYLAYLKRLKEHHKGQALLIAEFGIPTSRASAHWQVHGWTHGGKNEVEQGRILVEMIKDIEKANCTGYVIFSWADEWFKVNWLFMKYYLPRERKSLWFNLQDPEENYGLLEVYPGYPKKIVSLSGELKEWEEAFIAYKNFNPLNKEGEIKSIRLTNDEGFLYILVEVSTKINLKETQFFVGIDTGHKEYGEFSFPAGINLVSPVGLKFLLHITGKESSRLLVASSYNKMLSHDKFFSPKKEVFPQKSLAGKWNLILCKTNMRRVTKDFKKLFGPKFYNLSSLRFGSLKPENPDFDSLADFYIKDNLIEIRLPWELLNFSDPSSRKMFWKEKDILWKESDGIRVVVISYKPAPLNPPRALKVLDFRPNPSEKDKINTYVWEKWNVPSFHTRLKKSYFILQRYLKNEKN, encoded by the coding sequence ATGGTGTTGAATAAATTTTTGTTTTTAGGACAAGAGGCTTTAAATAGAGGGGATTATCAAGAAGCTTTAAACTTATTTAAAGAGGCTATAAATCATCAAGGATTTAAAAAAGAGGGATGGTTAGGGGTGGCTGAAGCTTACTATCATCTCAATGATTTCTCCTCTGCCCTTTGGGCTTATCATAAATTACTTGAAATAGACCCACAAAATGAAAGAGCTCAAAAAAAGATAGAAGAGATAGGAGAGCTATTAAAAGACGTGCAAATTAAACATTCCCATCAAGAAATTAGATTTAAGACTGAAGGAGACTATGTTTACATTAAAAAACAAAAAAATTGGGAAAAATTCTGGATAAAAGGGATTAACCTCGGGCTTACTCTTCCTGGTTATTTCCCTGGAGAGTATCCGATAAAAATGAAAACTTATTTGAAATGGTTTCAATTAATCCATGAAATGGGGATAAACACCATTCGAGTATACGCTCTTCAATCTCCAGGGTTTTATCAGGCACTATATGAGTTTAACCAAAAAGAGCCTAAGCTTTTTTTGCTGCAGGGAATTTGGTATGAACCTGAGAGGGCAGAGGTACTCGATGATTTAGAGTTTTTAAACAGGTTAAAAACCCATATAAGGGATGTGGTTGATGCTGTTCATGGAAATGCCAGCCTCCCTGAAAGACCTGGGTTCCCTTCGGGAAAATATCTGTGGGATATATCCCCTTTCTTGTTAGGATATCTTTTTGGAAGAGAACCTGAAGCCTGTTTGGTTAAAGGATATAACGAACGTTATGCGAGAAAAGATAAAGATTTCTACGGAAAATATCTTTACATAGAAAAAGGGAATCCCTTTGAGGTGTGGAATACTCAGATTTTAGACTATCTTTTAAACTATTCTTATGAGACCTATGGGCATTTACCGTTGGTTTCTGTGGTAAACTGGATACCCCTTGACCCTATAGAACATCCTACGGAAAGCAACATAGAAGATGAAGAGTCTTTTTTTATCGGAGTAAAACCTAACTTAAAAAAATGTAACGAGAACGAAGACATGGAAGTTTTTGATACCTATAAAATAAAAAGCTCTTTTAACTGTTTTTTTTCTTCATATCACGTTTATCCCTACTATCCAGATTTTATGAACTATGAGTTTTTAACAGAAAAAAGACCTTATTTGGCTTACTTAAAGCGTCTCAAAGAACATCATAAAGGGCAAGCCTTGTTAATCGCAGAGTTTGGTATACCTACAAGTAGAGCTTCTGCTCACTGGCAAGTCCATGGTTGGACTCATGGTGGAAAAAATGAGGTTGAACAAGGAAGAATCTTGGTAGAGATGATCAAAGACATTGAAAAGGCAAACTGTACAGGATATGTGATTTTTAGCTGGGCTGACGAATGGTTTAAAGTAAACTGGCTTTTTATGAAGTACTATTTACCAAGAGAGAGAAAGTCTCTATGGTTTAATCTGCAGGACCCAGAGGAAAACTACGGACTTTTAGAAGTATATCCTGGATATCCTAAAAAGATAGTTTCTTTATCTGGTGAACTTAAAGAATGGGAAGAAGCTTTCATAGCTTACAAAAACTTTAACCCTCTAAACAAAGAAGGAGAGATAAAATCGATAAGACTTACTAATGATGAGGGTTTTTTGTACATCCTGGTAGAGGTCTCAACAAAGATAAATTTAAAAGAGACTCAATTTTTTGTCGGGATAGATACTGGACATAAAGAATATGGTGAATTTTCTTTCCCTGCTGGTATCAACCTTGTTTCTCCTGTAGGGCTAAAATTTTTGTTGCATATTACCGGAAAAGAAAGTTCCAGATTACTTGTGGCTTCGTCTTATAATAAAATGCTTTCCCATGACAAATTTTTTTCTCCTAAAAAAGAGGTTTTTCCGCAAAAAAGCCTTGCAGGAAAATGGAACTTGATATTATGTAAGACCAACATGAGAAGGGTTACCAAAGATTTTAAAAAACTTTTTGGTCCAAAATTTTATAACTTAAGTAGCCTAAGGTTTGGTAGCCTTAAGCCAGAAAATCCAGATTTTGATAGTTTAGCAGATTTTTACATAAAAGATAACTTGATAGAGATCAGGCTACCTTGGGAGCTTTTAAATTTTTCAGACCCAAGCTCAAGAAAAATGTTTTGGAAGGAAAAAGATATCCTTTGGAAGGAGTCTGACGGTATCCGGGTGGTGGTGATAAGTTACAAGCCTGCCCCATTAAACCCTCCCAGAGCTTTAAAAGTACTTGATTTTAGGCCTAATCCTTCAGAAAAGGACAAAATTAATACGTATGTTTGGGAAAAATGGAACGTTCCCTCTTTTCATACCCGTTTAAAAAAGAGTTATTTTATTTTACAAAGGTACTTAAAAAATGAGAAAAATTAG
- a CDS encoding polysaccharide deacetylase family protein — translation MRKISRRETLKLLVLSSLGSLTPNSLVFSSEEKKASQEESFPVLLYHEIAYEPLTPYTVTPEEFFSQMEILYSSGFETLLPQELDQSLAKKRKKIMLTFDDGSYTFLEYAYPLLREYRFKVVMNVIGSKVGKGWFISWDEYREILDEGLLEIGCHSYDFHFPNWSKKLSLKKFEEDLLRFKEEAFKHLKIEVTTFSSPLGERLTSEHVKVLKKLGFKYIFMSEEETIEKTYYNPALNSQFIPRFNLNHYFSLEDFKNLVMKGGENL, via the coding sequence ATGAGAAAAATTAGCAGAAGAGAAACGTTAAAGTTACTAGTTTTGTCAAGCCTTGGAAGTTTGACTCCTAACTCTTTGGTTTTTTCCTCTGAGGAAAAAAAGGCTTCTCAAGAGGAAAGTTTCCCGGTTTTACTTTATCATGAGATAGCCTATGAACCTCTTACACCTTATACCGTTACCCCTGAGGAGTTTTTTTCTCAGATGGAAATTCTTTACTCATCAGGGTTTGAGACCCTTTTACCACAGGAATTAGACCAAAGTTTGGCAAAAAAAAGAAAAAAGATTATGCTTACCTTTGACGACGGGAGTTATACCTTTTTGGAATATGCCTATCCTCTTTTAAGAGAGTACAGGTTTAAGGTGGTGATGAATGTTATAGGTAGTAAAGTTGGTAAAGGCTGGTTCATAAGCTGGGATGAATATAGAGAAATTCTCGATGAAGGCTTACTTGAGATAGGATGCCATAGCTATGATTTTCACTTTCCTAACTGGAGTAAAAAGTTGAGCTTGAAAAAGTTTGAGGAGGATCTTTTAAGGTTTAAAGAAGAGGCTTTTAAACACCTAAAAATCGAGGTTACTACCTTTTCGTCTCCTTTGGGAGAAAGGTTAACTTCTGAGCATGTTAAAGTTTTAAAAAAGCTTGGGTTTAAATATATCTTTATGTCTGAAGAAGAAACTATAGAGAAAACTTATTATAACCCTGCCTTAAATTCTCAGTTTATCCCAAGGTTTAATTTGAACCATTATTTTAGTTTAGAAGACTTTAAAAACTTGGTTATGAAAGGAGGAGAGAACCTATGA
- a CDS encoding tetratricopeptide repeat protein encodes MKKLGVVILFLILLFLGQSYGLAETMVLTSQNTHKEQSFQHKKAGDELFKKGEIKKAAIEYIEALRLYKDYEIEELITMATRISWGGKLKESEEILREVLKKDPQNRRAILQLARVLSWQGRQIEALSMVDALLKKAPADEEALLVKANALRFLGRPDKALDLYDQILAKRDDFDARLGKAYAYGSLRIPSKLEENFKLLKPGYPYQEKDVKDLELYKKSIFNPAVLTGFSYFHDTDENEVYTYRLGFETYLKDFRVAGNYIYREGSDNLRTSYSDELIFEVGKRLTHPLWGSVSLGFSQGGKDKTFVIGGTLVKRIVSPYKISLQTFASIRIKQT; translated from the coding sequence ATGAAAAAATTGGGGGTTGTGATTTTATTTTTGATTTTATTGTTTTTAGGACAAAGTTATGGATTAGCAGAAACTATGGTTTTAACCTCTCAAAATACACACAAGGAACAGTCCTTTCAGCATAAAAAAGCAGGAGATGAGCTGTTTAAGAAAGGAGAGATCAAAAAAGCTGCTATAGAATATATAGAAGCTCTTCGGTTGTATAAAGATTATGAGATAGAAGAGCTTATTACCATGGCTACCAGAATTTCTTGGGGAGGAAAACTAAAGGAATCAGAAGAGATTTTAAGAGAGGTTTTGAAAAAAGACCCTCAAAATCGCAGAGCAATCCTACAGCTGGCAAGGGTGCTTTCTTGGCAAGGAAGACAGATAGAAGCTTTAAGTATGGTTGACGCTTTGCTTAAAAAAGCCCCTGCTGATGAAGAAGCTTTGTTGGTTAAGGCTAATGCTTTGAGGTTTTTGGGAAGGCCTGATAAGGCTTTAGATCTGTACGATCAAATCCTTGCCAAAAGGGATGATTTTGACGCCAGGTTAGGTAAGGCTTATGCTTATGGTAGTTTAAGGATACCTTCTAAATTAGAAGAAAATTTTAAACTCTTAAAGCCAGGGTATCCTTATCAGGAAAAAGACGTAAAAGACCTTGAGTTGTATAAAAAATCTATCTTTAATCCTGCTGTATTAACAGGATTTTCTTATTTTCATGATACCGACGAAAACGAAGTTTATACCTATCGGTTAGGGTTTGAAACCTATCTGAAAGACTTTAGGGTGGCGGGTAATTATATCTATAGGGAGGGCTCAGATAATCTGCGAACCTCTTACTCTGATGAATTAATCTTTGAAGTAGGTAAGAGGTTAACCCATCCTCTATGGGGTTCTGTTTCCTTAGGTTTTTCTCAAGGAGGAAAAGATAAGACCTTTGTGATAGGAGGGACACTTGTCAAGAGAATTGTGTCTCCTTATAAAATCTCTTTACAAACATTTGCCTCAATTCGTATAAAGCAGACTTAA
- a CDS encoding IS256 family transposase, with translation MKNLDLDLEKVLSEISKIESKEGIKMAAALLLNALMKKEREIFLRDSIDNKANGYYERQLACFLGNLGISVPRDRKSEFRPAILPPEWQKADESFQDFILNLVLQSYSPNKIKALLQSMKLPYSPEQIEEIKEELYNQAKELKTKELPENLFAMFIDAYHTQIKDTEANRIRKAVIYNIIGIDMEGRKNLLSYYIYFGSETKEDWLQILNDLIKRGVKRVMVIVSDDFPGLAQAIKALFPETDHQLCFVHMQRNINRNMSKQDAKKFYEELSIIKRIEEYERALIRFEELCKSYEKKYPAYIKGLLKKKEHYFVYKKYPEGVRRYIYTTNVVENINSRIELIRVNTGGYFQSIKTAEVAIYITVSRIQKTRWQKPLPLIKSALYELRQMFVKRFYKETQFS, from the coding sequence ATGAAAAACTTAGACTTAGATTTAGAAAAAGTTTTAAGTGAAATCTCAAAAATTGAATCAAAAGAGGGTATCAAAATGGCTGCTGCACTCCTCTTAAACGCTCTCATGAAAAAAGAAAGAGAAATATTCCTTAGAGATAGTATTGATAATAAAGCTAATGGTTACTATGAAAGACAACTTGCCTGTTTCTTAGGTAACCTTGGTATCTCTGTCCCAAGAGATAGAAAATCTGAATTCAGACCTGCTATTCTTCCTCCTGAATGGCAAAAAGCTGATGAATCTTTCCAGGACTTTATCCTTAACCTCGTTCTCCAAAGCTACTCCCCCAATAAAATCAAAGCCCTCTTGCAATCTATGAAACTTCCCTACTCTCCAGAACAAATAGAAGAAATTAAAGAAGAATTGTATAACCAAGCCAAAGAATTAAAAACCAAAGAATTGCCAGAAAATTTGTTTGCTATGTTTATAGACGCTTATCATACTCAGATAAAAGATACCGAAGCCAACAGAATCAGAAAAGCAGTTATTTATAATATCATCGGAATAGATATGGAGGGAAGAAAAAATTTACTTTCTTATTACATTTATTTTGGTTCAGAGACGAAGGAGGACTGGCTCCAGATACTTAATGATTTGATAAAGAGGGGAGTTAAGAGGGTTATGGTAATAGTGAGTGATGATTTTCCTGGCCTTGCTCAAGCCATAAAAGCCCTTTTTCCTGAGACAGATCATCAGCTTTGTTTTGTACACATGCAAAGGAACATCAACAGGAACATGTCTAAGCAGGATGCTAAAAAATTTTATGAGGAGTTAAGCATTATAAAGAGGATAGAGGAGTATGAGAGGGCCTTAATTAGATTTGAGGAATTATGTAAGAGTTATGAGAAGAAGTATCCAGCTTATATAAAGGGACTTTTGAAAAAGAAGGAGCATTATTTTGTTTATAAGAAATATCCTGAGGGGGTGAGGAGGTATATATACACGACGAATGTGGTTGAGAATATAAATAGCAGGATAGAGCTGATAAGGGTAAATACAGGGGGATATTTTCAATCAATCAAGACAGCAGAGGTTGCGATATACATAACAGTAAGTCGGATTCAGAAAACGAGATGGCAAAAACCACTTCCTTTAATTAAGTCTGCTTTATACGAATTGAGGCAAATGTTTGTAAAGAGATTTTATAAGGAGACACAATTCTCTTGA
- the ispF gene encoding 2-C-methyl-D-erythritol 2,4-cyclodiphosphate synthase: MRFGFSFDLHRLVEGRPLRLCGVEIPFEKGLLGHSDGDVGLHALIDAMLSAAGLPDIGTLFPDKDPKYKDIDSTELLKQALSKVKEKGYTIHQIDLTFVCDQPKLSPYYELMKTRIAELTGLSPLDIGIKARSAEGLLLEGNKEVIACFGLVVLKDNC; encoded by the coding sequence TTGCGATTTGGTTTTAGTTTTGACTTACATCGTTTGGTTGAAGGAAGGCCATTAAGGTTGTGCGGGGTTGAAATTCCTTTTGAAAAGGGACTTTTAGGACATTCGGACGGCGATGTAGGGCTTCACGCACTTATAGATGCTATGCTTTCTGCTGCAGGTTTGCCTGATATAGGTACTCTTTTTCCTGATAAAGACCCAAAGTATAAGGATATAGATAGTACTGAGCTTTTAAAACAAGCACTTTCAAAAGTAAAAGAAAAAGGGTACACCATCCACCAGATAGACCTTACCTTTGTTTGTGACCAGCCTAAATTAAGTCCCTACTACGAGTTGATGAAAACTCGTATAGCAGAGCTTACAGGGCTCTCTCCTTTAGATATAGGAATAAAAGCTAGAAGTGCTGAAGGATTGCTTTTAGAAGGTAACAAGGAAGTTATTGCTTGTTTTGGTTTGGTAGTGTTAAAAGACAATTGTTAG
- a CDS encoding FKBP-type peptidyl-prolyl cis-trans isomerase, whose translation MRKVQLGDVVSIHCVGQLKNGEVFENTYDGEPFIFQVGSAEIIPGLSEAVIGMEEGEEKEVLIPSEKAFGPRDENLVRSIPREALSLDVAPEPGLMLNLIVDTPQGEMTFPATILEVTEEEIVLDLNPPLAGEDLIFKIRLEKILTPDEENIVL comes from the coding sequence ATGCGTAAGGTTCAGTTAGGAGATGTAGTAAGCATTCATTGTGTAGGTCAACTGAAAAACGGTGAGGTTTTTGAAAACACCTATGATGGAGAACCTTTTATCTTTCAGGTTGGTTCTGCTGAGATTATACCTGGACTTTCTGAAGCGGTGATCGGAATGGAAGAGGGAGAAGAAAAAGAAGTACTTATTCCTTCAGAAAAGGCCTTTGGTCCCAGGGATGAAAACTTGGTAAGATCTATTCCTAGAGAGGCATTGAGTTTGGATGTAGCTCCAGAGCCAGGATTGATGTTAAACCTCATCGTTGATACTCCTCAAGGAGAGATGACCTTTCCTGCAACCATTTTAGAGGTTACCGAAGAGGAGATAGTGTTAGACCTTAATCCACCTTTAGCAGGAGAAGATTTAATTTTTAAAATTAGGTTAGAAAAAATTCTCACCCCAGACGAAGAAAACATCGTTCTTTAA
- a CDS encoding cation:proton antiporter — MENLEIHVLFLYIGIILFLARLTGDIFAKFGIPSVIGEILVGVLLGQSVLGLIPVNKVIQILAELGIIFLLFHIGFEADLKQLKKVGFWALEVALIGAVFPFLLGMSVSLFVFDLNLTQALFIGGTLTATSIGITIRVLEDLGKLNERFSQIVLGAAVLDDIFGVVVLSILFEFSKTQTVEIKNTLLFMTYIATFFLIAPVLGKFLAYIISFIAKRLSTVDFVPPVVVALMLFFAYAAHEIGSPEILGAFTAGIAFSRRFTIPFAIALNTDKEIVHKIETSLQPLLNLFTPIFFVYVGLQLNLKVIDFSSATFWFLSLVLSVVAILGKLAVGLMIKGDWKERLSVGFSMVPRGEVGLIFAEFGRISGVYDEMLYAVMVFVVGITTFLPPIVLKIIWRQPTLFKY, encoded by the coding sequence ATGGAAAACTTAGAAATTCATGTACTTTTCTTGTACATCGGGATTATTTTGTTTTTGGCAAGATTGACAGGAGATATTTTTGCAAAGTTTGGTATTCCCTCGGTGATAGGAGAAATTTTAGTAGGAGTTTTGCTTGGTCAGAGTGTCTTAGGATTAATTCCTGTTAACAAGGTAATACAAATTTTAGCAGAACTTGGGATCATATTTTTGTTGTTTCATATAGGCTTTGAGGCAGACTTAAAGCAGCTAAAAAAGGTGGGTTTTTGGGCCTTAGAAGTGGCTCTAATCGGGGCAGTTTTCCCCTTTTTGTTAGGTATGAGCGTTTCTCTTTTTGTTTTTGACTTAAATCTCACCCAAGCCCTTTTTATAGGAGGTACCCTTACAGCTACAAGTATAGGTATAACCATAAGGGTACTTGAGGACTTAGGTAAACTTAACGAAAGATTCTCCCAAATAGTGTTGGGAGCAGCGGTACTTGATGATATCTTTGGGGTAGTTGTTCTATCTATTCTTTTTGAGTTTTCAAAAACCCAAACGGTAGAGATAAAAAATACTTTATTGTTTATGACATATATCGCAACCTTTTTTTTGATAGCTCCGGTTTTGGGAAAATTTTTAGCTTATATCATATCGTTCATAGCTAAGAGGTTGTCTACCGTAGATTTTGTTCCTCCTGTTGTGGTAGCTTTGATGTTGTTTTTTGCCTATGCTGCTCATGAAATAGGATCTCCAGAAATCTTAGGAGCTTTTACCGCAGGAATTGCCTTTTCTCGCAGGTTTACCATTCCTTTTGCTATAGCACTAAATACCGATAAAGAAATCGTTCACAAGATAGAAACTTCTCTCCAACCGTTATTAAATCTTTTTACTCCTATCTTTTTTGTTTACGTAGGACTTCAACTTAACCTTAAAGTGATAGATTTTTCCTCTGCTACCTTTTGGTTTTTAAGCCTTGTTCTTTCGGTGGTAGCTATTTTAGGAAAACTTGCTGTAGGGTTGATGATTAAAGGTGATTGGAAAGAAAGGTTAAGCGTAGGCTTTTCTATGGTGCCAAGAGGAGAGGTTGGCCTCATTTTTGCTGAATTTGGCAGGATAAGCGGGGTTTATGACGAAATGTTATATGCGGTAATGGTTTTTGTCGTTGGTATCACTACCTTTCTTCCTCCTATAGTCCTTAAAATAATTTGGAGACAACCTACCTTGTTTAAGTATTAG
- a CDS encoding epoxyqueuosine reductase QueH, which yields MILIHVCCGPCLLYPLSWFKEKGIEVLGYFYNPNIHPYREFKVRVKALEQVETLKGIKIIWDKTYGLRFFVKETFMVCENPEKRCERCYVIRLRQTVKKALELKAEAFTTTLLYSIYQKHNLIKEIAEDLSHKYRIPFFYEDFRKGYKLGQEEAITLELYRQSYCGCIFSEEERYSKALIKELKRKNK from the coding sequence ATGATATTAATTCATGTTTGTTGTGGACCTTGTTTACTTTATCCACTGTCTTGGTTTAAGGAAAAAGGAATAGAGGTTTTGGGATATTTTTACAACCCGAATATCCACCCTTATCGAGAGTTTAAAGTAAGGGTTAAAGCCTTAGAACAGGTAGAAACGCTAAAAGGGATTAAAATAATCTGGGACAAAACTTATGGTCTTAGATTTTTTGTTAAAGAAACTTTTATGGTTTGTGAAAATCCTGAAAAAAGATGTGAACGCTGTTATGTAATAAGGCTTAGACAAACGGTAAAAAAAGCCTTGGAATTAAAGGCAGAAGCCTTTACTACAACCTTACTTTATAGTATTTACCAAAAACATAACCTCATAAAAGAAATAGCTGAAGACCTGAGTCATAAATATCGGATCCCTTTTTTTTATGAAGATTTTAGAAAAGGGTATAAACTTGGTCAGGAAGAGGCTATAACCCTTGAACTTTATAGGCAGTCTTATTGTGGGTGTATCTTTAGTGAAGAAGAAAGATACTCTAAAGCCCTTATCAAAGAGCTAAAAAGAAAAAATAAATAG
- a CDS encoding molybdenum cofactor biosynthesis protein MoaE: MVFKDYQAYLEKKEELTKKLLGKFGCVVEFNGFVREYDLKGGEVVPAEGMFIKDEVFNYLEDIRKNTIEKFGLIEVIIYHNQGFLKVGDRVTGFAIFAKHRYEAFEALQYLINEVKKYH, from the coding sequence ATGGTTTTTAAGGATTATCAAGCCTATTTAGAAAAAAAAGAAGAGCTGACTAAAAAACTTTTAGGAAAATTTGGTTGTGTGGTTGAGTTTAACGGATTTGTAAGAGAGTATGATTTAAAGGGAGGAGAGGTAGTTCCTGCAGAAGGTATGTTTATCAAAGACGAGGTTTTTAACTATCTCGAAGACATAAGAAAAAATACCATAGAAAAGTTTGGTTTGATAGAGGTAATCATCTATCATAACCAAGGATTCTTAAAGGTAGGAGATAGGGTCACAGGATTTGCTATATTTGCTAAACATAGATACGAAGCCTTTGAGGCTTTGCAGTATTTGATAAACGAAGTAAAGAAATATCACTAA
- a CDS encoding RlmE family RNA methyltransferase yields the protein MANNPWFDTWAKKAKEAGYPARSVYKLMEIQEAYRLVKKGDVVLDLGAAPGSWSKYLCKLVGKEGRVIGVDLQEVKISHPNFTFLLKDVFELTSQDFLALGIDKFDVIVSDMAPKTTGDKFVDHVRSVSLVEKALELVLIALKPSGHFVAKVFEGQKLPQLKKQIEKYFKGVKLFKPKSSRKESREMFIVAQHFKPKTDLRIDEDSTQL from the coding sequence ATGGCTAATAATCCTTGGTTCGATACATGGGCTAAAAAGGCAAAGGAGGCAGGGTATCCAGCCCGGTCGGTTTATAAACTGATGGAAATCCAAGAGGCTTATCGGTTGGTAAAAAAGGGAGATGTGGTGCTTGATTTAGGCGCAGCTCCTGGGTCTTGGTCTAAATATCTATGTAAACTTGTGGGAAAAGAGGGTAGGGTTATAGGGGTTGACTTGCAAGAGGTTAAGATAAGTCATCCTAATTTTACTTTTTTACTAAAGGACGTTTTTGAGTTAACTTCTCAAGACTTTTTAGCTTTGGGAATAGATAAGTTTGACGTAATCGTTAGTGACATGGCACCTAAGACCACCGGAGATAAGTTTGTAGACCATGTAAGGTCTGTTAGTTTAGTCGAAAAGGCTTTAGAATTGGTTTTGATAGCTTTAAAACCTAGTGGACACTTTGTAGCAAAGGTTTTTGAAGGTCAGAAGCTTCCTCAACTTAAAAAACAAATTGAAAAATACTTCAAAGGTGTTAAACTTTTTAAACCTAAGAGTTCAAGAAAAGAAAGCAGAGAGATGTTTATCGTTGCTCAACATTTTAAACCTAAAACAGACTTGAGGATCGATGAAGATTCTACACAGCTCTGA
- a CDS encoding metallophosphoesterase family protein: MKILHSSDWHLGKILQNKKLIDYQLSFFEKTFLPLVKEQKPDFIVVSGDIVDKPIPDYETLKGYKEVLRMLTSTKVPILFILGNHDSKRVSLFKEFLEAEKIYLADDLSFFINPFVWKKNGERVYFYLLPHLSVFELISLVKESFSNEALDFLEGKDQVSVPELLRFLFSKVEIKKPAVLVGHLAVDSAVFSGEEVLRGRWQNTVGNEEIFPLSLFECFDLCLFGHLHRLQSLNFNVLYSGSPMPYSFDEANYKKGFWFISFEKERVSYEPIFIDPPYRLKTYEGYFKDLILKGDESFVRIILKDKTPVAYPYERLKKVFPNLLELKYEEEVKQEEKEWSLLGIDQHLDKTQRLDEKDLFRKFYRFVEGKEIEEPLFEVFSEYLEEFLKNKQESVL, translated from the coding sequence ATGAAGATTCTACACAGCTCTGACTGGCATTTAGGAAAAATCCTTCAAAACAAAAAATTGATAGATTATCAACTCAGCTTCTTTGAAAAAACATTCCTTCCTCTGGTAAAAGAACAAAAACCTGACTTTATCGTGGTGTCAGGAGATATAGTGGATAAACCTATCCCAGATTATGAGACCTTAAAGGGGTATAAAGAAGTTCTTAGGATGTTAACTTCAACCAAGGTTCCCATCCTTTTTATCTTAGGGAACCATGATTCTAAAAGGGTCAGTCTTTTTAAAGAATTTTTAGAGGCTGAAAAAATCTATTTAGCAGACGACCTCTCTTTTTTCATAAATCCCTTTGTATGGAAGAAAAACGGAGAGAGAGTTTATTTTTATTTGCTCCCCCATCTTTCTGTGTTTGAGTTGATTTCTCTTGTAAAAGAATCGTTTTCTAATGAGGCTTTAGACTTTTTAGAAGGAAAGGATCAGGTATCTGTGCCAGAACTTTTAAGGTTTCTTTTTTCTAAAGTAGAAATAAAAAAGCCTGCGGTTTTGGTAGGACATTTAGCGGTAGACAGTGCAGTTTTTTCTGGAGAAGAGGTTTTAAGAGGTAGATGGCAAAATACAGTAGGAAATGAAGAAATATTTCCGCTAAGTCTCTTTGAATGTTTTGACCTCTGTCTTTTTGGACATCTTCATAGGCTTCAGTCCCTTAACTTTAATGTTCTTTATTCAGGTAGCCCTATGCCTTATAGTTTTGACGAGGCAAACTATAAAAAAGGCTTTTGGTTTATTTCTTTTGAGAAAGAAAGGGTGAGCTACGAACCAATCTTTATAGACCCTCCTTATCGATTAAAAACCTACGAAGGCTATTTTAAGGATCTTATCCTTAAGGGTGATGAGAGTTTTGTAAGAATAATTTTGAAGGACAAAACTCCGGTTGCCTATCCATATGAGCGGTTAAAAAAGGTTTTCCCCAATCTTCTTGAATTAAAATATGAAGAGGAGGTTAAGCAAGAAGAAAAGGAGTGGAGTTTATTAGGTATCGATCAGCACTTAGATAAGACCCAAAGGTTAGATGAAAAGGATCTTTTCCGTAAGTTTTATCGTTTTGTAGAGGGAAAAGAGATAGAGGAGCCCCTTTTTGAAGTTTTTTCAGAATATTTAGAGGAATTTTTAAAAAATAAGCAGGAGAGCGTTTTATGA